In the Haloferula helveola genome, one interval contains:
- the pgsA gene encoding CDP-diacylglycerol--glycerol-3-phosphate 3-phosphatidyltransferase, whose protein sequence is MPCIPHIRGVNLPNAITLSRLILAAVFVVAMGFDGLGGKMTALVSFSVAAATDWLDGYLARKMGLVTPLGKLLDPLADKILVCAAFVFMSVGGFAPVWVTAVIIAREFLVTGLRQIAIEAGQVLAADHLGKWKTTFQLIFIITALVWLAFSRLPETGPISGLLLNLARPAELGGWLMPASMWLALALTVISGGNYLWSGRNLLKSAG, encoded by the coding sequence ATGCCATGCATTCCCCACATTCGCGGCGTGAACCTCCCGAATGCGATCACTCTGTCGCGCCTGATTCTCGCCGCTGTCTTTGTTGTCGCGATGGGATTTGACGGCCTCGGGGGGAAAATGACCGCTCTGGTCAGCTTTTCCGTGGCCGCCGCGACCGACTGGCTCGACGGTTATCTGGCCCGCAAGATGGGCCTCGTGACCCCACTCGGCAAACTGCTCGACCCGCTGGCCGACAAGATCCTCGTCTGCGCCGCATTCGTCTTCATGTCGGTCGGTGGATTCGCCCCGGTCTGGGTCACCGCGGTGATCATCGCGCGGGAGTTCCTCGTCACCGGCCTGCGCCAGATCGCGATCGAGGCCGGCCAGGTGCTGGCGGCGGATCATCTCGGAAAGTGGAAGACGACCTTCCAGTTGATCTTCATCATCACCGCGCTGGTGTGGCTGGCGTTCTCCCGTCTGCCGGAGACCGGGCCGATTTCCGGACTGCTACTGAATCTTGCGCGTCCTGCCGAACTCGGCGGCTGGCTGATGCCCGCCTCGATGTGGCTGGCGCTGGCCCTGACGGTGATCTCCGGCGGGAATTATCTCTGGAGTGGCCGGAATTTGCTGAAGTCCGCCGGCTGA
- a CDS encoding transposase translates to MPQSLSEVYVHLVFSTKERFPFFSNPGLRDELHAYLGGVSKQLGCPTLVVGGVADHVHLLARLGRDVRQSDWVKELKRVSNQWVKSRLGADSKFAWQAGYGAFSVSQSMIGETTEYIRKQEEHHRQTTFQDEYRALLRRYQIEWDERYVWD, encoded by the coding sequence ATGCCCCAGTCGCTTTCCGAAGTTTATGTCCATCTCGTCTTCTCGACGAAGGAACGCTTCCCGTTTTTCTCGAACCCGGGGCTCCGCGATGAACTTCACGCCTATCTCGGAGGTGTCTCGAAACAACTTGGCTGCCCGACTTTGGTCGTCGGCGGTGTGGCCGATCACGTTCACCTCCTGGCGCGCCTCGGTCGGGACGTCCGCCAGTCCGATTGGGTGAAGGAGTTGAAGCGGGTGTCGAACCAGTGGGTAAAATCCCGACTGGGAGCCGACTCCAAGTTCGCGTGGCAGGCGGGATACGGGGCCTTTTCCGTCAGCCAGTCGATGATTGGCGAGACGACGGAATACATCCGCAAGCAGGAGGAACACCACCGGCAGACGACGTTTCAGGACGAATACCGCGCGCTGCTCCGGCGATACCAGATCGAGTGGGACGAGCGATACGTTTGGGACTAG
- a CDS encoding tetratricopeptide repeat protein translates to MNRVLLLALVVAAVFASGHALGAETASEPVARGDRLMQQARDRVGHDFAEAEKAYREALESDADDPQARLGMAWVRNSQHRFADGEKWAKRALEVDPNLQQAHALIGDGAVELGDYEKAFDHYQKALDLRTDLGTLGRAAQLLWLTGKPERGRELMERAAAMGGPYPENAAWCLAELANMQRLAGDIAAAERSAEHGMRLAPKNPRVLVAMGAVRANQKRYAEAIECYERSVEIEPTHPALASLVDLYTLIGKPERAREWSGKVRAFHGAHDHSHGHSHSHGAHGHGSHELAKFLADQDLRIHDALHEAEHAYEAFPNVKSADALAWCAFKAGKLELARRMMTKALERKTPDPEFHYHAGRIAAASGQHAEASDHLDRALELNPNFHPIHAEIAREELDRLKSLPAAKSGREK, encoded by the coding sequence ATGAACAGAGTGCTTTTGTTGGCATTGGTAGTTGCCGCGGTTTTCGCGTCGGGCCATGCGCTCGGCGCGGAAACCGCATCCGAACCCGTGGCTCGCGGCGACCGTCTGATGCAACAGGCCCGCGACCGAGTGGGACACGACTTCGCGGAGGCCGAGAAGGCCTACCGGGAGGCGCTTGAGTCCGATGCGGATGATCCGCAGGCCCGCTTGGGGATGGCTTGGGTCAGAAACTCACAGCACCGCTTCGCCGATGGAGAGAAGTGGGCGAAACGGGCGCTGGAAGTCGATCCGAACCTGCAACAGGCCCATGCCTTGATCGGGGATGGAGCGGTCGAACTGGGCGACTACGAAAAGGCCTTCGATCACTATCAGAAGGCGCTCGATCTCCGCACCGACCTCGGAACTCTCGGGCGTGCTGCGCAGCTGCTGTGGCTGACGGGCAAGCCCGAGCGGGGCCGCGAACTGATGGAGCGCGCGGCGGCCATGGGTGGTCCCTATCCGGAGAATGCGGCATGGTGCCTTGCCGAACTCGCTAACATGCAGCGCCTCGCCGGTGACATCGCGGCCGCCGAGAGGTCGGCCGAGCATGGGATGCGACTGGCACCGAAAAACCCGCGCGTGCTTGTTGCGATGGGGGCGGTGCGTGCGAACCAGAAGCGTTACGCCGAGGCGATCGAGTGCTACGAACGTTCGGTCGAAATCGAGCCGACCCATCCCGCGCTGGCGTCGCTCGTCGATCTTTACACCCTGATCGGGAAACCGGAGCGTGCGCGGGAATGGTCGGGCAAGGTAAGGGCGTTCCATGGTGCTCACGATCATTCGCATGGCCATTCCCACTCCCACGGAGCCCACGGGCACGGGAGCCACGAGCTGGCGAAGTTTTTGGCCGACCAAGACCTGCGAATCCACGATGCCCTCCATGAGGCGGAACATGCCTACGAGGCGTTTCCGAACGTGAAGTCGGCCGACGCTCTGGCGTGGTGCGCTTTCAAAGCGGGCAAGCTCGAGTTGGCTCGACGCATGATGACGAAGGCCCTGGAGCGCAAGACTCCGGATCCGGAGTTCCACTATCACGCCGGACGGATCGCGGCAGCTTCCGGACAGCATGCCGAAGCATCGGATCATCTCGATCGTGCCCTCGAACTGAACCCGAATTTCCATCCGATCCATGCGGAAATCGCACGGGAGGAACTGGACCGGCTCAAGTCGCTTCCGGCTGCGAAGTCGGGACGAGAGAAATGA
- a CDS encoding DUF4331 domain-containing protein: protein MNTKRLELNPSRKLRPVRYAGALLALTGFAAASSHSDAPLIKQDPQANLTDVYAFIGTKYDEPSTEVLNVIVSVRPFSDPGDGLIYDRFADDARYSIHITDPVTGEETMRYDFEFSSVTDGIKNPDTILSYGLGTAAGPIGMIGDAQQNYTQTYSVIEEKPSEARARRRGFFGFFSFFGQRGGRVQMNLLGDDLPVAPPNVGPRTTPAYNGEDGLAVSGATSEMELDSLTAQAVSELSNGVVAWAGPREDGFFADTPGIFDLLDPRIIDNDGDGMDGLGQDGGGVDGFKGFNVLSYGIQIPLSELEPAAFANPFLGAQTGVGVYASVSRKRVTLISDDGAPRSSGPWVQVNRLANPLFNEVLVPLRDKDNYNRTEPENDDDYRTYAENSELAFLINFVLFEDPTGQAPLVTSGRADLAAVYIPDVIRVDTTTGPVLLPGQDGFNRLSVLGGDAGGWPNGRRPGDDVVDIALSAVASGPDYTDENIVVGDNVPKNDQLYNQVFPYLGTPHAGPTVSQRQTPMPEN from the coding sequence ATGAACACCAAACGACTCGAACTGAATCCCTCCCGCAAGCTCCGCCCCGTCCGCTACGCCGGCGCGTTGCTCGCATTGACCGGATTCGCCGCGGCCTCCAGCCACAGCGATGCACCTCTGATCAAGCAAGACCCCCAAGCCAATCTCACCGACGTCTATGCCTTCATCGGCACGAAGTACGACGAACCCAGCACCGAAGTTCTGAATGTGATCGTGAGTGTCCGCCCGTTTTCCGATCCGGGAGACGGACTGATCTACGACCGCTTCGCCGACGATGCGCGCTACAGCATCCATATCACCGATCCGGTGACCGGTGAGGAAACGATGCGCTACGACTTCGAGTTCTCCTCGGTCACCGACGGCATCAAGAATCCGGATACGATCCTGTCGTACGGGCTCGGCACCGCCGCCGGGCCGATCGGCATGATCGGTGATGCCCAGCAGAACTACACGCAGACCTACTCGGTGATCGAAGAGAAGCCGTCGGAAGCGCGGGCGCGCCGGCGCGGATTCTTTGGGTTCTTTTCGTTCTTCGGTCAGCGTGGCGGCCGGGTCCAGATGAACTTGCTGGGCGACGATCTCCCGGTTGCGCCGCCCAACGTCGGTCCGCGCACGACTCCGGCCTACAACGGTGAGGACGGGCTGGCGGTTTCCGGCGCGACATCCGAGATGGAGCTGGATTCGTTGACCGCCCAGGCGGTGAGCGAGCTTTCCAACGGAGTGGTCGCGTGGGCCGGTCCCCGGGAGGACGGATTCTTCGCCGACACGCCGGGAATCTTCGACCTGCTCGATCCACGGATCATCGACAACGACGGTGATGGTATGGACGGACTCGGTCAGGACGGCGGCGGTGTTGACGGATTCAAGGGCTTCAACGTGCTCAGCTACGGGATCCAGATTCCGCTCAGCGAACTCGAGCCGGCCGCCTTCGCGAACCCTTTCCTCGGTGCCCAAACCGGGGTCGGTGTCTACGCTTCCGTGAGCAGGAAAAGGGTCACGCTCATCAGCGACGACGGAGCACCTCGCTCCAGCGGACCGTGGGTCCAGGTCAACCGCCTTGCCAATCCGTTGTTCAACGAGGTTCTCGTGCCGCTCCGCGACAAGGACAACTACAACCGCACCGAGCCGGAGAACGACGATGACTATCGTACTTACGCCGAGAACTCGGAGCTCGCGTTCCTGATCAACTTCGTGCTGTTCGAGGATCCGACCGGGCAGGCCCCGCTGGTGACCTCGGGTCGGGCGGATCTCGCCGCGGTTTACATTCCCGATGTCATTCGGGTGGACACGACGACCGGACCGGTTCTGTTGCCCGGCCAGGACGGGTTCAATCGCCTGAGCGTGCTCGGTGGCGATGCCGGCGGCTGGCCGAACGGCCGTCGTCCCGGGGACGATGTGGTCGACATCGCGCTGTCGGCGGTGGCAAGCGGTCCCGACTACACCGACGAGAACATCGTCGTCGGCGACAACGTGCCGAAGAACGACCAGCTCTACAACCAGGTCTTCCCCTATCTCGGGACACCCCATGCGGGTCCGACCGTGAGTCAGCGGCAGACCCCGATGCCCGAGAACTGA
- the proS gene encoding proline--tRNA ligase, producing MSKPQTAITPTRAEDFPEWYQQVIKAADMAENSETRGCMVIKPWGYGIWELIQQQLDRRFKETGHQNAYFPLLIPLSYLEKEAEHAEGFATECAVVTHHRLETVKDEETGKTKMIPTGELAEPYVIRPTSETIIGAAFSRWIQSYRDLPLLINQWANVMRWEMRPRLFLRTAEFLWQEGHTAHETADEAIEETRMIHRLYADFLRDHLAIPVIPGEKTENERFPGADITLTVEAMVQDKKAIQAGTSHYLGTNFSSAQDITFTGREGTVEHAHTTSWGVSTRMIGTLVMAHSDDDGLVLPPRVATQQIVIIPVTPKEDTREAVLESCHALADTLRNDLDFHGEKLRVHVDDRDVKGKKWEWVKKGAPIRIEIGPRDVESRKVCMSRRDRPSNDKEFLDKEEFIQRAPDILNEIHDTLLHRATEFRDANIADCTDLDAFHAHWSQDNPGWLMTPWAGSPEEEDELSKKHKITIRCLPLDQQEGDEAACILTGKPTKQRALWGRSY from the coding sequence ATGTCCAAACCCCAGACCGCCATCACCCCGACCCGTGCCGAGGATTTTCCCGAATGGTACCAGCAGGTCATCAAGGCCGCCGACATGGCCGAGAACTCTGAGACGCGCGGCTGCATGGTCATCAAACCGTGGGGCTACGGCATCTGGGAACTGATCCAGCAGCAGCTCGACCGCCGCTTCAAGGAGACCGGCCACCAGAACGCCTACTTCCCGCTGCTCATCCCGCTTTCCTACCTCGAGAAGGAAGCCGAGCACGCCGAAGGCTTCGCGACCGAATGCGCGGTGGTCACGCACCACCGTCTCGAAACGGTCAAGGACGAGGAGACGGGCAAGACAAAGATGATTCCGACCGGCGAACTCGCCGAGCCGTATGTCATCCGTCCAACCTCCGAGACCATCATCGGCGCCGCCTTCTCGCGCTGGATCCAGAGCTACCGCGACCTGCCGCTGCTGATCAACCAGTGGGCCAACGTGATGCGTTGGGAAATGCGCCCGCGCCTGTTCCTGCGCACCGCCGAGTTCCTGTGGCAGGAGGGCCACACCGCCCACGAAACCGCCGACGAGGCGATCGAGGAGACGCGGATGATTCACAGGCTCTACGCCGACTTCCTGCGCGACCACCTCGCGATCCCGGTGATCCCCGGCGAGAAGACCGAGAACGAACGCTTCCCCGGTGCCGACATCACCCTGACCGTCGAAGCGATGGTGCAGGACAAGAAGGCCATCCAGGCCGGCACCTCGCACTACCTCGGCACCAACTTCTCGAGCGCCCAGGACATCACCTTCACCGGTCGCGAAGGCACGGTCGAACACGCCCACACCACCTCGTGGGGCGTTTCCACGCGGATGATCGGCACGCTGGTCATGGCGCACTCGGACGACGACGGACTGGTCCTGCCGCCGCGCGTCGCCACGCAGCAGATCGTGATCATTCCCGTGACGCCGAAGGAGGATACGAGGGAAGCCGTACTTGAGAGCTGCCATGCGCTGGCCGACACGCTGCGCAACGACCTCGACTTCCACGGCGAGAAACTCCGCGTGCACGTCGATGACCGTGACGTGAAAGGCAAGAAGTGGGAGTGGGTCAAGAAGGGCGCGCCGATCCGGATCGAGATCGGCCCGCGCGACGTCGAGAGCCGCAAGGTCTGCATGAGCCGCCGCGATCGTCCTTCAAACGACAAGGAGTTCCTCGACAAGGAGGAATTCATCCAGCGCGCGCCCGACATTCTCAACGAGATCCACGACACCTTGCTGCACAGGGCCACCGAATTCCGCGACGCCAACATCGCGGACTGCACGGACCTGGATGCCTTCCATGCCCACTGGTCGCAGGACAACCCCGGCTGGCTGATGACCCCGTGGGCCGGCAGCCCCGAGGAAGAGGACGAGCTGAGCAAGAAGCACAAGATCACGATCCGCTGCCTCCCGCTCGACCAGCAGGAGGGCGACGAGGCCGCGTGCATCCTGACCGGCAAGCCGACCAAACAACGCGCTCTCTGGGGCCGCAGCTACTGA
- a CDS encoding Ig-like domain-containing protein, protein MKYGILGISTCLACLLPAAPITWGPATAVSTGPGNSADVSTNGFLVEAFNAQGALDTPATPVVNSVPFVGVDTILPGGNGTADDFWTAGVGGDNPYLNLLKDVDFGGGTNLVSISIGSGNLTVGSTYEVQVWFVDDRAAFDTRVTPVGDGEAVPSTVDLNDQYAIGTFIADGTSQTLTLDSPGFGNAHISAYQLREVPSADVFTSALLDLSGRDVDGLGLNESNGTFASPKTFGPTTDFSLNDVPWSRGGLSGSFDVSFVATGSRTNIRRGGKGAFGTGDSSGDPSLIAPGDSITLDSFVLSDLQGDLAGRTIADLRIVAVHLGNETTGDGASINGVKADGAGGGDTSAAMRNDMVPSTSAAIVGTGSGNGYSINGIEIAFEAHPNSITWGPATDTTGKSQLVEGPLVTALSAGVGATVSNGGASGTSNYTFAEVDYSDLAFEPTPGARVTADISEGATSTGDTDFDTVLKSFADSESGITNGLQTIGGLSAGTNYLVQVFYNDQRAAYSSRVMTFGDGQPTPSNVDVAAAGSGWGQHAIGSFTAVGPSVPLSHIANGFGNVHFNAILVVEAPPGPTATLATASGSVSGPFTVDLTFSESVIGLEESDFNVTNGSVNASSLSGSGDTWSFEVTPTAAGAVQVNLPAGTVTNTGLDANSASNTLIVTYTPPDLPEATLYGVNATAETSYEVFLTFSEEVTGLADGDFQITNGTASGTTGSGRWFSTTITANAPGAVSVTLPAGSVTDLDGDSATNPVSNTLVTQCNSDFGARWTLDDQFTWNSGTDTTSNLTIVDGLVTPTADSSQFTSIVASYPIRRRPASLTLAQSPVWDNWTGVANVGPAGAGDAPVLVPVGNDNYYFLGLGGTGGYHAWHSTDMTTWTERGPVTPPTTGRWVTSAEYKDGEFYIYSDYFNDHTPRLFKDSDLDDGVVGTDLGSAFVKSASGSDCALIRSDTDDLFHLIYEDWSPINASTHSWDSPLAGHTSSSDGLTGFYAHEHPYPVDHRTTPTGTFGTYNHPNVPNISYEIHTPEQDAFGDWTAIKIGSRFYLFGDYDEVGAGIKVARFTSDSIYKEFDLVGSLGSGHPDPTVGFAEGQFYLITQQSTDFVSPGPWVDGVEARAGVDTDGDSTIDQWTAWQPVAEQYDHTAGYIRVVTLTPAQLDLSALPSGYGFQFEFRIDDTVVATTSPIMDQAEMAFVPTNYESWAESQGAPVNPLGDSNFNGIPDLVEFALGQATPPQLQPDGSLTVTTSSDAAEDGYTVEIEFSETLAPGSWQTATALTTEVTLVGSTVLGNSDVETEYDFDLSLDNLFWRFVVR, encoded by the coding sequence ATGAAATACGGAATCCTCGGGATCTCGACCTGTCTTGCATGCCTTCTCCCCGCCGCCCCCATCACGTGGGGTCCCGCTACCGCTGTCTCGACCGGTCCCGGCAACTCGGCCGATGTCTCGACCAACGGATTCCTCGTCGAGGCCTTCAATGCCCAGGGCGCTTTGGACACACCCGCCACACCGGTGGTGAACAGCGTGCCGTTTGTCGGAGTCGACACCATCCTGCCGGGCGGCAACGGAACAGCCGATGACTTCTGGACGGCAGGGGTGGGAGGTGACAACCCCTACCTCAATCTTCTCAAGGATGTGGATTTCGGCGGCGGCACCAACCTCGTCAGCATATCCATCGGGAGCGGAAACCTGACGGTCGGCTCAACCTACGAAGTGCAGGTCTGGTTCGTCGACGACCGCGCGGCCTTCGACACGCGGGTCACCCCGGTCGGAGATGGCGAAGCCGTTCCAAGCACGGTGGATCTGAATGACCAATATGCGATCGGCACCTTCATCGCGGATGGAACGTCGCAGACCCTCACCCTCGACTCCCCGGGGTTCGGCAACGCGCACATCAGCGCCTACCAGCTTCGTGAAGTCCCGTCGGCCGACGTTTTCACAAGCGCCCTGCTCGACCTGAGCGGCCGTGATGTCGACGGACTCGGTCTGAACGAGTCGAACGGCACCTTCGCCTCGCCGAAAACCTTCGGACCCACCACCGACTTCAGTCTCAACGACGTTCCGTGGTCGCGTGGCGGCCTTTCCGGAAGTTTCGACGTGAGCTTCGTCGCCACAGGTTCGCGCACCAACATCCGTCGCGGCGGCAAAGGAGCTTTCGGAACCGGTGACAGTTCCGGCGACCCTTCGCTGATCGCGCCCGGTGACTCGATCACGCTCGACTCGTTCGTGCTCTCCGATCTGCAAGGGGATCTTGCCGGACGCACGATCGCGGACCTGCGGATTGTCGCGGTCCATCTCGGAAACGAAACCACAGGCGATGGCGCTTCCATCAACGGCGTCAAGGCGGATGGAGCGGGCGGTGGCGACACCAGCGCCGCGATGCGCAACGACATGGTCCCCTCGACATCCGCAGCCATCGTCGGAACGGGCAGCGGCAACGGCTACTCGATCAACGGAATCGAGATCGCCTTCGAGGCTCATCCGAATTCCATCACCTGGGGGCCGGCGACCGACACCACCGGCAAGAGCCAGCTGGTGGAAGGACCCCTGGTGACGGCCCTGAGCGCCGGCGTCGGCGCGACCGTCAGCAACGGCGGAGCCAGCGGGACCTCGAACTACACCTTCGCCGAGGTCGACTACAGCGACCTGGCGTTCGAGCCGACTCCGGGAGCCCGCGTGACCGCCGACATCTCGGAGGGTGCGACAAGTACCGGTGACACCGACTTCGATACGGTTCTCAAGTCGTTCGCCGACTCCGAAAGCGGAATCACCAACGGACTCCAGACCATCGGCGGGCTTAGCGCGGGAACGAACTACTTGGTTCAGGTATTCTACAACGACCAACGGGCCGCCTACAGCTCGCGAGTCATGACCTTTGGCGATGGCCAACCGACGCCGAGCAACGTGGACGTCGCGGCCGCCGGTTCCGGCTGGGGACAGCATGCGATCGGGTCGTTCACCGCGGTCGGACCGTCGGTTCCTCTCAGCCACATCGCCAACGGTTTCGGCAACGTGCATTTCAACGCGATCCTCGTGGTCGAAGCACCTCCCGGACCGACCGCCACCCTTGCAACCGCGAGTGGATCGGTCAGCGGCCCGTTTACGGTCGACCTGACCTTCTCGGAGTCCGTGATCGGACTTGAGGAGTCGGACTTCAACGTGACGAACGGTAGCGTGAACGCCTCCAGCCTGAGCGGCAGCGGCGACACGTGGTCATTCGAAGTGACTCCGACCGCAGCGGGTGCGGTGCAGGTCAATCTCCCGGCCGGGACCGTGACGAACACCGGATTGGACGCCAACAGCGCCTCGAACACCCTGATCGTCACCTACACGCCGCCCGACCTGCCGGAGGCCACGTTGTATGGTGTGAATGCAACCGCGGAAACCAGCTACGAGGTCTTCCTTACCTTCTCGGAAGAAGTTACCGGTCTTGCTGATGGCGACTTCCAGATTACCAACGGCACCGCATCCGGAACTACCGGCAGCGGGCGCTGGTTTTCCACCACCATCACTGCGAATGCTCCCGGAGCAGTCTCGGTGACCCTGCCAGCCGGCTCCGTTACCGATCTCGACGGCGACAGCGCCACCAATCCGGTTTCGAACACGCTCGTCACCCAGTGCAACTCGGACTTCGGGGCACGCTGGACGCTGGACGACCAGTTCACATGGAATTCCGGCACCGACACCACGAGCAATCTCACGATCGTTGACGGCCTCGTAACCCCGACCGCCGATTCGTCCCAGTTCACCAGCATCGTGGCGAGCTACCCGATCCGCCGCCGGCCCGCCTCACTGACGCTCGCGCAGTCTCCCGTGTGGGACAACTGGACCGGGGTTGCCAATGTCGGCCCCGCTGGCGCGGGCGACGCGCCGGTTCTCGTTCCCGTGGGCAACGACAACTATTACTTCCTCGGTTTGGGTGGCACCGGCGGCTACCACGCATGGCACAGCACCGACATGACTACTTGGACCGAGCGCGGTCCGGTCACCCCACCGACCACCGGCCGCTGGGTCACGTCGGCCGAATACAAGGACGGCGAGTTTTACATCTACTCTGACTACTTCAACGACCACACGCCGCGGCTGTTCAAGGACAGCGACCTCGACGACGGCGTCGTCGGCACCGATCTCGGCTCCGCATTCGTGAAATCCGCGAGCGGTTCGGATTGTGCCCTGATCCGCAGTGACACCGACGACCTCTTCCACCTGATCTACGAGGACTGGAGTCCGATCAACGCCTCGACCCATTCGTGGGACTCGCCACTCGCCGGGCACACGTCGAGCAGCGACGGACTGACCGGTTTCTACGCGCACGAGCATCCTTATCCGGTCGACCACCGGACGACTCCGACCGGCACGTTCGGCACCTACAACCATCCGAACGTTCCGAACATCAGCTACGAGATCCACACGCCGGAGCAGGATGCGTTCGGCGATTGGACGGCGATCAAGATCGGTTCGAGGTTCTACCTCTTCGGCGACTACGACGAAGTGGGCGCCGGCATCAAGGTGGCGCGCTTCACCAGCGACTCGATCTACAAGGAGTTCGATCTGGTCGGCTCGCTCGGGTCAGGTCACCCGGACCCGACGGTGGGTTTCGCCGAAGGCCAGTTCTATCTCATCACCCAGCAGAGCACCGACTTTGTCAGTCCGGGCCCGTGGGTGGACGGCGTGGAAGCGAGGGCCGGCGTCGATACCGATGGCGACAGCACCATCGACCAGTGGACCGCGTGGCAACCGGTGGCCGAGCAGTATGACCACACGGCGGGCTACATCCGGGTCGTTACCCTCACCCCGGCGCAACTGGACCTCTCGGCACTGCCGAGTGGATACGGGTTCCAATTCGAGTTCCGGATCGACGACACGGTGGTTGCCACGACTTCGCCCATCATGGATCAGGCCGAGATGGCCTTCGTTCCCACGAACTACGAGTCGTGGGCGGAATCCCAAGGAGCGCCGGTCAACCCGCTGGGTGACTCGAACTTCAATGGGATACCGGATCTCGTCGAGTTCGCGCTCGGACAAGCGACTCCGCCGCAACTCCAACCGGACGGCAGCCTCACGGTGACGACGTCCAGCGACGCGGCGGAGGACGGATACACGGTCGAGATCGAGTTCAGCGAAACGCTGGCACCCGGAAGCTGGCAAACCGCCACGGCCCTGACGACGGAAGTCACGCTCGTCGGATCCACCGTGCTGGGTAACAGCGACGTCGAGACTGAATACGACTTCGACCTCTCGCTCGACAACCTCTTCTGGCGCTTCGTCGTCCGCTGA
- the nagA gene encoding N-acetylglucosamine-6-phosphate deacetylase yields MSLLIQNAHLISPDREIESGALLIEDGKIAGVVEGEALGPAETVIDAGGRMVMPGFFDIHCHGADRHDVCDDSLEGVRHIAKRKLQEGVTTWLPTTLTQPKDKLQSIVTTVAMYAADPEFTRCPGLHIEGPFINVTKAGAQNPEFVREPDFDELAALHAIAPALIVSVAPDVPGAIEFIRQASEAGITCSAAHTAATAAQVFEAKDAGLTHLTHFGNAMTPLHHREIGVVGAGLLDDELMIELICDTIHLCPDMLRLLFKRVPIERLMMITDSMAASWIDKGEVMLGGLEVVVADGVARLKEGGALAGSALRFNHGLKHVAELTGQPLHQLVKATSWNQARSLGLEGFGKLEPGYHADLAILDSDFSVWKTLVGGEERGCA; encoded by the coding sequence ATGAGCCTGCTGATCCAGAACGCCCACCTGATTTCCCCGGACCGTGAGATCGAGTCGGGGGCGCTGTTGATTGAAGACGGCAAAATCGCCGGCGTGGTGGAGGGTGAGGCTTTGGGGCCGGCCGAGACGGTGATCGATGCCGGGGGGCGGATGGTGATGCCGGGCTTCTTCGACATCCACTGCCACGGCGCCGACCGCCATGATGTCTGCGACGATTCGCTCGAAGGCGTCCGGCATATCGCCAAACGCAAGCTCCAGGAAGGGGTGACAACCTGGCTGCCGACCACCCTTACCCAGCCGAAGGACAAGCTTCAGAGCATTGTGACCACGGTAGCTATGTATGCGGCGGATCCCGAGTTCACGCGTTGCCCGGGACTGCACATCGAGGGGCCCTTCATCAATGTGACCAAGGCCGGTGCGCAGAACCCCGAATTCGTCCGTGAACCGGACTTCGACGAACTCGCCGCTCTGCACGCCATCGCTCCGGCATTGATTGTGTCGGTGGCGCCGGATGTCCCGGGGGCGATTGAATTCATCCGCCAGGCATCGGAGGCCGGCATCACCTGCTCGGCCGCCCACACCGCCGCTACCGCGGCTCAGGTGTTCGAGGCGAAGGATGCCGGGCTGACCCACCTGACCCACTTCGGCAATGCGATGACGCCGCTGCACCACCGCGAGATCGGGGTGGTGGGCGCCGGTCTGCTCGACGACGAGCTGATGATCGAGCTCATCTGCGATACCATCCACCTCTGCCCGGACATGCTGCGGCTGCTTTTCAAGCGGGTGCCGATCGAGCGGCTGATGATGATCACCGACTCGATGGCCGCATCGTGGATCGACAAGGGCGAGGTGATGCTCGGTGGGTTGGAAGTGGTCGTGGCTGACGGCGTCGCGCGACTCAAGGAAGGTGGAGCACTCGCCGGTTCGGCGCTGCGTTTCAACCACGGACTCAAGCATGTGGCGGAGCTGACCGGTCAGCCGCTGCACCAATTGGTCAAGGCAACCTCGTGGAACCAGGCGCGATCGCTCGGACTCGAAGGTTTCGGCAAACTCGAACCCGGCTACCATGCCGACCTCGCCATCCTCGACTCCGACTTCTCGGTCTGGAAGACACTGGTGGGTGGCGAGGAGAGAGGGTGCGCTTGA